One genomic window of Bradyrhizobium sp. B124 includes the following:
- a CDS encoding RNA polymerase sigma factor has protein sequence MRQAHVTSLPPIRSGDAELVQRALARDEAAIRAIMQANNRRLFRLARGILRNDSEAEDAVQDAYARAFTHLDQFRGDSSLSTWLSRIAMNEALGRLRSKHASVEWSELPEDAVEAQIIPFPLSSADDPEKSMAQREIRHVVEHAIDELPEAFRLVFITRVIEGMNVEETADILGLKPETVKTRLHRARTMLRDNVERKIGPIVMEAFPFAGRRCERLTEAVLKRLGVTA, from the coding sequence ATGCGCCAGGCCCATGTAACGTCCCTGCCGCCGATCCGCTCCGGCGATGCCGAACTCGTGCAACGCGCGCTCGCCCGCGACGAGGCTGCGATCCGTGCCATCATGCAGGCGAACAATCGCCGGCTGTTCCGGCTGGCACGCGGCATCCTCCGCAATGACAGCGAGGCCGAGGATGCGGTTCAGGACGCCTATGCGCGCGCCTTCACCCATCTTGACCAGTTCCGCGGCGACTCCAGCCTCTCGACCTGGCTGTCGCGGATCGCGATGAACGAGGCGCTCGGCCGCCTGCGCAGCAAACACGCAAGCGTGGAGTGGTCCGAGCTGCCGGAAGACGCCGTAGAAGCTCAAATCATCCCGTTCCCGCTGTCGTCAGCGGACGATCCGGAAAAATCCATGGCCCAGCGCGAAATCCGGCATGTCGTCGAGCACGCGATCGACGAGCTGCCCGAGGCGTTCCGCCTCGTCTTCATCACCCGTGTGATCGAGGGCATGAATGTCGAGGAGACCGCTGATATCCTCGGCCTCAAGCCGGAGACCGTGAAAACCCGCCTGCACCGCGCCCGGACCATGCTGCGCGACAATGTCGAGCGGAAGATCGGCCCTATCGTGATGGAGGCCTTTCCCTTCGCGGGCCGGCGCTGCGAGCGATTGACCGAGGCGGTCCTGAAACGGCTCGGCGTCACAGCATAG
- a CDS encoding LysR family transcriptional regulator, giving the protein MEWRDWELFCEVVEHGGFTAAARVLGHPKSSLSAAVQRLEANLGLRLIERTTRHLRLTDSGETIYRKVRPLFAALHDTHSEALAMSSAVAGTLRIKAPYEFGAHHAGPVACAVMGRYPELSIRIDVEHDIVNPIAENYDIVFAMLEAPLPSAGIVIRRVFTLERGLFAAPALLEKFGEPRTLDELRKLPLLTGPSDPPWAITAPGGVVEHLAVDRARLTSSNAHVRLQAALAGHGVLRVTASYTRAAVAAGQLRRLLPDHACEPLNVHALLPARQFVPAKVRCFLDAMEAHARGDPEAYIRP; this is encoded by the coding sequence ATGGAATGGCGCGACTGGGAGCTGTTTTGCGAGGTTGTCGAGCATGGCGGCTTCACCGCGGCCGCGCGGGTGCTCGGGCATCCCAAATCGAGCCTCAGTGCTGCGGTGCAGCGTCTCGAGGCCAATCTCGGGCTGCGCCTGATCGAGCGGACCACGCGGCACCTGCGGCTGACCGATTCCGGCGAGACCATCTATCGCAAGGTGCGCCCGCTGTTCGCCGCGCTGCACGACACCCACAGTGAGGCGCTGGCGATGTCTAGCGCCGTCGCAGGCACCCTGCGTATCAAGGCGCCGTACGAATTCGGCGCGCACCACGCAGGGCCGGTCGCCTGCGCCGTGATGGGCCGCTATCCGGAGCTTTCGATCCGGATCGATGTCGAGCACGACATCGTCAACCCGATCGCCGAGAACTACGACATCGTGTTCGCGATGCTGGAGGCGCCGCTGCCATCGGCGGGCATCGTGATCCGCCGCGTCTTCACCCTCGAGCGCGGCCTGTTCGCGGCACCGGCGCTATTGGAGAAGTTCGGCGAGCCGCGCACGCTGGATGAATTGAGAAAGTTGCCGCTGCTGACCGGTCCCAGCGATCCGCCATGGGCGATCACCGCTCCCGGCGGTGTGGTCGAGCATCTCGCGGTGGATCGCGCCCGCCTCACCAGTTCGAACGCCCATGTCCGCCTGCAGGCGGCGCTCGCCGGCCATGGCGTGCTGCGGGTCACGGCGAGCTACACCCGCGCCGCGGTCGCGGCCGGCCAGTTGCGGCGGCTGTTGCCGGACCATGCCTGCGAGCCGCTCAACGTGCACGCGCTGCTGCCGGCGCGGCAATTCGTCCCGGCCAAGGTGCGCTGCTTCCTCGATGCGATGGAAGCGCACGCGCGCGGTGATCCGGAGGCTTACATCAGGCCGTAG
- a CDS encoding aromatic ring-hydroxylating dioxygenase subunit alpha has protein sequence MADDGIFLRNAWYVAALNHELIDGKKLARTILERPIVIYRGASGKVVALDDRCCHRAAPLSMGRVEGDDIRCMYHGMKFAADGKCIQIPGQDAIPAKLGVRSYPVVERYNMIFIWTGDAEKADPKLILDYPPLEDPKWRGLPGYMHYKANWLLIVDNLSDFAHLAFVHTNTLGGSEEYAYKTKPVAIEKLDDGFRVERWHMGADAPPYHKKVISNRDDKVDRRNIGRMIVPGIFTLDTTFAPAGQGVEKGVQVPGTRQYRNAQFMTPETRSSTHFFWNYLHDFDIDNPNISLSLRHSLEEAFNEDKDFIEAQQKVLDVDPDYQLLAIGADAPLTYFRWLFARRLDAEKGTARAA, from the coding sequence ATGGCCGATGACGGAATTTTCCTGCGCAACGCCTGGTATGTGGCGGCGCTGAACCACGAGCTGATCGACGGCAAGAAGCTGGCGCGCACCATTCTGGAGCGGCCGATCGTGATCTATCGCGGCGCCAGCGGAAAGGTGGTCGCGCTCGACGACCGTTGCTGCCATCGCGCCGCGCCGCTCTCGATGGGGCGCGTCGAGGGTGACGACATCAGGTGCATGTATCACGGCATGAAGTTCGCGGCCGACGGCAAGTGCATCCAGATCCCCGGCCAGGACGCGATCCCCGCCAAGCTCGGCGTGCGCAGCTATCCGGTGGTCGAACGCTACAACATGATCTTCATCTGGACCGGCGATGCCGAGAAGGCCGATCCGAAGCTGATCCTCGACTATCCGCCGCTCGAGGATCCCAAATGGCGCGGCCTGCCGGGCTACATGCACTACAAGGCCAACTGGCTCCTGATCGTCGACAACCTCAGCGACTTCGCGCATCTGGCCTTCGTGCACACCAACACGCTCGGCGGCTCCGAGGAATACGCCTACAAGACCAAGCCGGTGGCGATCGAGAAGCTCGATGACGGCTTCCGCGTCGAGCGTTGGCACATGGGCGCCGATGCGCCGCCCTACCACAAGAAGGTGATCTCCAACCGCGACGACAAGGTCGATCGTCGCAATATCGGCCGCATGATCGTGCCTGGCATCTTCACGCTCGACACGACGTTTGCGCCGGCGGGGCAGGGCGTGGAGAAGGGCGTTCAGGTTCCGGGCACGCGGCAATACCGCAACGCGCAGTTCATGACGCCGGAGACACGCTCCTCGACCCACTTCTTCTGGAACTACCTGCACGATTTCGACATCGACAATCCGAACATTTCGCTGTCGCTGCGGCATTCCCTCGAGGAGGCCTTCAACGAGGACAAGGATTTCATCGAGGCGCAGCAGAAGGTGCTCGACGTCGATCCGGATTATCAGCTGCTGGCGATCGGCGCCGATGCGCCGCTGACCTATTTTCGCTGGCTGTTCGCACGCAGGCTCGATGCGGAGAAGGGCACGGCGCGCGCCGCATAG
- a CDS encoding alpha/beta fold hydrolase: MAALPWTTANSVALQLPSMRLLDFSRAGEGQPLLVCAPYALHRAKIADLAPGHSLMEALRGAGIARLYLTDWLSAAPEMRYFSIDTYLSDLNVAVDTIGPPVDLAGLCQGGWLSLLYAARFPGKVRRLVLAGSPVDVSVPSELSRMVASLPQQGFEALVRQGNGIVSGRQMLQVWSVPLSRLDVEAALQRRLDDKSEDARALLDCFTRWNSEPLDLPGTYYLEVTDWIFRQNRIAAGDFVALGCKIDLAAVKQPVFLLAAENDIVVPPDQAFATLRLLGTPPAWLQCDTEPCSHLGLFMGCKALAGPWRRIARWLQSDLGEAAGERSQISA; the protein is encoded by the coding sequence GTGGCGGCGCTGCCCTGGACGACGGCCAATTCGGTGGCGCTGCAACTGCCGTCGATGCGTCTGCTGGACTTCTCGAGAGCTGGCGAAGGCCAGCCGCTGCTGGTCTGCGCGCCCTATGCGCTGCACCGCGCGAAGATAGCGGATCTTGCGCCCGGCCACAGCCTGATGGAGGCGTTACGAGGCGCGGGTATTGCACGTCTCTATCTGACGGATTGGCTCTCGGCGGCACCGGAGATGCGATATTTCTCGATCGACACCTATCTGTCCGATCTCAACGTGGCCGTCGACACGATCGGGCCGCCCGTCGACCTTGCCGGTCTCTGTCAGGGTGGCTGGCTGTCACTGCTCTATGCCGCGCGCTTTCCCGGCAAGGTGCGGCGGCTCGTGCTAGCGGGCAGCCCGGTCGACGTCTCTGTGCCGTCGGAGCTTTCCAGGATGGTCGCCTCGCTTCCGCAGCAAGGTTTTGAGGCGCTGGTGCGCCAGGGGAATGGAATCGTCAGTGGCAGGCAGATGCTGCAGGTCTGGAGCGTCCCGCTCAGCAGGCTTGACGTGGAAGCGGCGCTGCAGCGGCGGCTCGACGACAAGTCGGAGGATGCACGGGCGCTGCTCGATTGCTTCACGCGCTGGAACAGCGAGCCGCTCGATCTGCCGGGCACCTACTACCTCGAAGTGACCGACTGGATCTTTCGCCAGAACCGGATTGCGGCCGGAGACTTCGTCGCGCTTGGCTGCAAGATCGATCTCGCTGCAGTGAAGCAGCCCGTCTTCCTGCTCGCCGCAGAGAACGACATCGTCGTTCCGCCCGACCAGGCATTTGCGACATTGCGGCTCTTGGGTACGCCGCCCGCGTGGCTGCAATGCGACACCGAGCCGTGCAGTCACCTCGGGCTGTTCATGGGTTGCAAGGCTCTGGCCGGTCCGTGGCGCCGGATTGCCCGCTGGCTTCAGTCCGACCTCGGCGAGGCCGCGGGCGAGCGATCGCAGATCAGCGCCTGA
- a CDS encoding RidA family protein translates to MSIQRFETGPRMSQAVVHGNTVYLAGVVAGKAAGGSVTDQTKDILSIIDGHLAKAGTDKSKLLSATIYITDMKTFPEMNAVWDGWVSEGNTPARATVEAKLAAPQYNVEIMVVAAK, encoded by the coding sequence ATGAGCATTCAGCGTTTCGAAACCGGCCCGCGCATGAGCCAGGCCGTCGTGCACGGCAACACCGTCTATCTCGCCGGCGTTGTCGCCGGCAAGGCCGCGGGCGGCAGCGTCACCGACCAGACCAAGGACATCCTGTCGATCATCGACGGCCATCTCGCCAAGGCCGGCACCGACAAGTCGAAGCTGCTCAGCGCGACCATCTACATCACCGACATGAAGACCTTCCCGGAAATGAACGCGGTGTGGGACGGCTGGGTCTCTGAGGGTAACACCCCGGCTCGCGCCACCGTTGAGGCCAAGCTCGCGGCGCCGCAGTACAATGTCGAGATCATGGTCGTCGCGGCGAAATAG
- a CDS encoding PHB depolymerase family esterase: MRRCPIGLLVLAGELALSSGPAAADSLVVNGTTRTFTLQAPATKPAPLVIVLHGKTQSSADMITRTSWPLIARRDGFAAVYPDGLNRAWADSRPDTRRAGNPPPEGTDDVAFITQLIAKLVGDGTADPKRIYVTGISNGGAMAMTLACERADLFAAAASVVMNLTDESAGACRPARPVPMLLMNGTVDPLIPYQGGRGTSYFAADGFWSTERTLEFWRRVDGCETKDAATTDLPDRNPSDQSTVTRIDSACPQGRDVVLYRVNGGGHRMPGHFPDAHFTKLAATLLGPQNGDIDGADTIWAFFARFP; this comes from the coding sequence ATGCGACGGTGCCCAATCGGCTTACTGGTTTTGGCTGGCGAACTCGCGTTGAGCAGTGGGCCGGCGGCTGCGGATTCGCTCGTCGTCAACGGCACGACGCGAACCTTCACGCTGCAGGCTCCAGCCACCAAGCCGGCGCCGCTCGTGATCGTGCTGCACGGCAAGACCCAAAGTAGCGCCGACATGATCACGCGGACGTCGTGGCCGTTGATCGCCAGGCGCGACGGCTTTGCAGCGGTCTATCCCGACGGGTTGAACCGCGCCTGGGCCGACTCCCGGCCGGACACACGCCGCGCCGGCAATCCGCCGCCGGAAGGCACCGACGACGTCGCCTTCATCACCCAGTTGATCGCAAAGCTCGTCGGCGACGGCACCGCCGATCCGAAGCGCATTTATGTCACCGGCATCTCCAACGGCGGCGCGATGGCCATGACGCTGGCCTGCGAACGCGCCGACCTGTTCGCCGCGGCGGCCAGCGTCGTCATGAACCTGACCGATGAGTCAGCTGGGGCTTGCCGGCCCGCGCGTCCGGTACCGATGCTGCTGATGAACGGCACCGTCGACCCGCTGATCCCCTATCAAGGCGGCCGCGGCACCAGCTATTTTGCAGCCGACGGATTCTGGTCGACCGAACGCACACTGGAATTCTGGCGACGTGTCGATGGCTGCGAGACCAAAGACGCCGCAACCACCGATTTGCCCGACCGCAATCCGTCCGATCAATCGACAGTCACGCGGATCGACTCGGCCTGCCCGCAGGGACGTGACGTCGTGCTTTACCGCGTGAATGGCGGCGGTCATCGCATGCCCGGCCACTTCCCGGACGCGCATTTTACGAAATTGGCGGCGACGCTGCTCGGCCCCCAAAACGGCGACATCGACGGCGCCGACACGATTTGGGCGTTCTTCGCGCGATTTCCGTGA
- a CDS encoding CDGSH iron-sulfur domain-containing protein, with protein sequence MTEDSSARGPSGERHPRKRIIVRRNGPYEPDPGIPIVDHLGVPVTAEAPVRLCRCGQSQTKPFCDDSHIARGFTGARDPRQVPDKLDVYAGQQAYVFDNRGTCAHSGFCTDRLNSVFHLGEEPFIAPSGARLDDLINAVRRCPSGALGIGIGPARDANLSDVDRPPQIEVSKDGPYRVTGQIELVDEDGAPITGNAGASQEHVSLCRCGSSLNKPFCSGMHWNVGFHDPVPDPMREPTLFEWAGGYPALLDMTRIFYSRYVPEDPLLGPLFAEMSPDHPERVAAWLSEVFGGPRFYTERYGGYRRMVSQHIGKEIRPEQRALWATYMVQSADDAGLPSDPEFRAAFVAYIEWGSRIAVENSGADAKPPPNMPVPRWWWVCNATPAARPSAIAGDAQAQNEASVALPGPGEAVQFEQHIRPLFRPMDRNSMLFAFDLWNKADVTNHCRQILARLEAGTMPCDGAWPAEQIALFARWADTRDAPTGS encoded by the coding sequence ATGACAGAGGACAGTTCCGCCCGAGGCCCGAGCGGCGAGCGACATCCGCGCAAGCGCATCATCGTCAGACGCAACGGGCCCTACGAACCCGACCCCGGCATTCCGATTGTCGATCATCTCGGTGTGCCTGTTACCGCCGAGGCGCCGGTGCGGCTCTGCCGCTGCGGGCAATCGCAGACCAAGCCGTTCTGCGACGACAGCCACATCGCGCGCGGCTTCACCGGCGCCAGGGATCCACGGCAGGTGCCCGACAAGCTCGACGTCTATGCGGGGCAGCAGGCCTACGTGTTCGACAATCGCGGCACCTGCGCGCATTCCGGCTTCTGCACCGACCGGCTCAACTCGGTGTTCCATCTCGGCGAGGAACCGTTCATCGCGCCGAGCGGGGCGCGCCTCGACGACCTCATCAATGCGGTGCGCCGATGTCCGTCGGGCGCGCTCGGCATCGGCATCGGCCCCGCGCGGGACGCCAACCTGTCCGACGTCGACCGGCCGCCGCAGATCGAAGTATCGAAGGATGGCCCCTATCGCGTCACCGGCCAAATCGAACTGGTCGACGAGGATGGCGCGCCGATCACAGGGAATGCGGGCGCGTCGCAGGAGCATGTCAGCCTGTGCCGCTGCGGCTCGTCGCTGAACAAGCCGTTCTGCAGCGGCATGCACTGGAACGTCGGATTTCATGATCCGGTTCCGGATCCGATGCGCGAGCCGACGCTGTTCGAATGGGCCGGCGGCTATCCCGCACTGCTCGACATGACGCGCATCTTCTACAGCCGCTACGTGCCGGAAGATCCGCTGCTCGGCCCGCTGTTCGCCGAGATGTCGCCGGATCATCCCGAACGGGTGGCGGCCTGGCTCAGCGAGGTGTTCGGCGGCCCGCGCTTCTACACCGAACGCTATGGCGGCTATCGGCGGATGGTGTCGCAGCACATCGGCAAGGAGATCCGGCCGGAGCAGCGCGCGCTGTGGGCCACCTACATGGTGCAGAGCGCCGACGATGCCGGGCTGCCGTCCGATCCGGAATTCCGCGCCGCGTTCGTCGCCTATATCGAATGGGGCTCACGGATCGCGGTGGAGAATTCCGGCGCCGACGCGAAACCGCCACCGAACATGCCGGTGCCGCGCTGGTGGTGGGTCTGCAACGCAACGCCGGCTGCGCGGCCGTCCGCAATCGCAGGCGACGCGCAGGCCCAGAACGAAGCCAGCGTCGCGCTGCCCGGCCCCGGCGAGGCCGTGCAATTCGAGCAACACATCCGGCCGCTGTTCCGGCCGATGGACCGCAACTCGATGCTGTTCGCCTTCGATCTCTGGAACAAGGCGGACGTCACCAATCACTGCCGGCAGATCCTGGCCCGCCTCGAGGCCGGCACCATGCCGTGCGACGGCGCCTGGCCGGCCGAACAGATCGCGCTGTTCGCGCGCTGGGCCGATACGCGGGACGCACCGACCGGATCGTGA
- a CDS encoding helix-turn-helix domain-containing protein yields MIRKTKRKYGCPVEFSIDQLSGKWKTVILSRLKVRPMRYGELRHDIPQLSDKVLTERLRDLCNSGFVKQERGGGSSRYCLTKRGEMLKPMLQALYDWGEANADTFGVRFLSAEAD; encoded by the coding sequence ATGATCCGCAAGACCAAGCGCAAATATGGTTGCCCGGTCGAGTTCTCGATCGATCAGCTCAGCGGCAAATGGAAGACCGTGATCCTGAGCCGGCTGAAGGTGCGGCCGATGCGCTACGGCGAATTGCGCCACGACATTCCGCAGCTCAGCGACAAGGTGTTGACCGAGCGCCTGCGCGATCTCTGCAATTCAGGCTTCGTCAAGCAGGAGCGCGGCGGCGGCTCCTCGCGTTATTGCCTGACCAAACGCGGCGAGATGCTGAAGCCGATGCTGCAGGCGCTCTACGACTGGGGCGAGGCCAACGCCGACACGTTCGGCGTCCGCTTTCTCAGCGCGGAGGCGGATTAG
- a CDS encoding MBL fold metallo-hydrolase has product MSGISRRDVTLGAAGAYAAFGLDKPITFVDAAHAQQSVTQPFRKYKVGDIEIFSLIDGMRDVPLREGMVRNVSVEQVKTVLRGAGFPDNQAPLRFIVMALKLRDQVVLIDSGTGGHPIYGEGNGRLFESMAAAGLDPKAVKTILISHLHGDHIYGLMNNETNAQVFPDAEIVVPAAELKWWTRPGVESIDLGPTRKGLARRIQATVATWKNVRPFEGESELLPGVRAVEAPGHSPGMVAHLVSSGSKQFLISADVVNLSPHIQTNPEWQLAIDQDPQMAVETRKKIFDRAVADKLTISGTHWLMPNVGTLAKDGNGYVFAAEG; this is encoded by the coding sequence ATGTCCGGTATCTCGCGTCGGGACGTGACACTTGGCGCAGCCGGTGCTTATGCCGCGTTTGGACTCGACAAGCCGATCACGTTTGTCGACGCGGCTCACGCTCAACAGTCCGTCACGCAACCTTTCCGCAAATACAAGGTCGGCGACATTGAAATCTTCTCTCTGATCGATGGCATGCGTGACGTTCCGCTGCGGGAGGGCATGGTCAGGAATGTCAGCGTCGAACAGGTCAAGACCGTGTTGCGTGGCGCCGGTTTTCCCGACAATCAGGCGCCACTGCGGTTTATCGTCATGGCGCTCAAGCTGCGCGATCAAGTGGTCCTCATCGACTCGGGTACGGGCGGTCATCCGATTTATGGTGAGGGGAACGGCCGGCTGTTCGAGAGCATGGCGGCGGCAGGCCTTGACCCCAAGGCAGTCAAGACGATTCTCATCTCCCATCTCCACGGCGACCATATTTATGGCCTCATGAATAATGAGACCAATGCGCAAGTCTTCCCGGATGCCGAGATCGTGGTGCCCGCTGCGGAGTTGAAATGGTGGACACGCCCGGGAGTGGAGTCGATCGATCTCGGACCGACGCGCAAAGGCCTTGCCCGGCGCATTCAAGCTACCGTGGCGACGTGGAAAAACGTCAGACCTTTTGAGGGAGAATCAGAGCTTCTGCCCGGCGTACGCGCCGTAGAGGCGCCCGGCCACAGCCCGGGGATGGTGGCGCATCTGGTGTCATCCGGCAGCAAACAGTTCCTGATCAGCGCCGACGTGGTCAATCTTTCGCCCCATATTCAAACAAATCCGGAATGGCAGCTTGCCATCGACCAGGATCCGCAAATGGCTGTCGAAACGCGTAAGAAAATCTTCGATCGCGCGGTCGCCGACAAGCTCACCATTTCGGGTACTCACTGGTTGATGCCGAACGTCGGCACGCTGGCCAAGGATGGCAACGGCTACGTATTCGCAGCCGAAGGGTAA
- a CDS encoding lipocalin-like domain-containing protein, protein MRFFALAVVVYCYFTPGLAFAQDTARQLAGSWKLTSWTIQIIGGDVTKPFGRNPKGRALITPDGYAAFVIAAANRKPAANDAESAALLKTLMVYTGPFTIEDDKFTTKVDISWNELLTGQDQVRFFKLQGDKLTIRTAEQASAVYPGKKVVGTLTWERER, encoded by the coding sequence ATGCGCTTCTTCGCCCTCGCTGTTGTCGTGTATTGCTATTTTACGCCTGGATTGGCTTTCGCGCAGGACACAGCGAGGCAGCTGGCCGGCAGTTGGAAGCTGACTTCGTGGACCATTCAGATCATCGGTGGAGACGTCACCAAACCGTTTGGTCGCAATCCGAAAGGCAGGGCGCTCATCACGCCGGACGGGTACGCGGCATTCGTCATCGCGGCGGCAAATCGCAAACCGGCGGCAAACGATGCAGAGTCGGCAGCTCTCCTCAAGACGCTGATGGTTTACACCGGCCCATTCACAATCGAGGACGACAAGTTCACAACCAAGGTCGATATATCCTGGAATGAGCTTCTGACCGGGCAGGACCAGGTGAGATTTTTCAAGTTGCAGGGCGACAAGCTGACCATTCGAACGGCAGAACAAGCCAGTGCCGTTTATCCCGGCAAGAAGGTGGTCGGAACCCTCACCTGGGAGCGCGAACGCTAA
- a CDS encoding lipocalin-like domain-containing protein: MMTIDALGQKQSLKDQLVGTWTLLSWEQKKGDGTKIERYGAAPKGIAFFDAGGRYIITVMRSDRAKYASNTLWQGTPEENKETADGTITYFGTYSANEADSSIAIHVEGSSFPNWNGTEQKRFVAIAADRLTLTVCPPAGDIVDVIWKRAN, encoded by the coding sequence ATGATGACAATCGACGCGCTTGGTCAGAAGCAATCGCTAAAAGATCAACTGGTTGGTACGTGGACGCTGCTCTCGTGGGAGCAAAAGAAAGGCGACGGCACCAAGATCGAGCGTTATGGGGCCGCTCCGAAGGGCATCGCGTTCTTTGATGCGGGTGGGCGATACATCATCACGGTGATGCGCTCGGATCGAGCCAAATACGCGAGCAATACCCTGTGGCAGGGCACGCCCGAGGAAAACAAGGAAACCGCCGACGGCACGATAACCTACTTCGGAACGTATTCTGCGAACGAGGCAGATAGCAGCATCGCAATCCACGTCGAAGGCAGTTCCTTTCCAAACTGGAATGGCACCGAACAGAAGCGCTTTGTCGCGATTGCGGCAGACCGACTGACGCTGACCGTTTGTCCCCCGGCGGGAGATATAGTCGACGTAATTTGGAAACGAGCGAACTGA
- a CDS encoding FAD-binding dehydrogenase, with translation MADDADVIVIGAGLAGLVAATEIADAGKRVIVLDQEGEQSIGGQAFWSFGGLFLVDSPEQRRLGIKDSVELALQDWMGTAGFDREEDHWPRKWAEAYVAFAAGEKRNWLRAMGHRIFPVVGWAERGGYDAMGHGNSVPRFHVTWGTGPGIVEPFERRAREAARNGQLVFKFRHRVDALSISNGTVDGVSGAILEPSGVERGKSSSRNVVGDFSLRAQAVIVASGGIGGNHDLVRQNWPKRLGEPPKFMISGVPEHVDGRMIGITEQAGGRLINRDRMWHYVEGIQNWNPIWPRHGIRILPGPSSLWFDATGKRLPAPLFPGSDTLGQLHYIMGTGYDYSWFILTQSIIKKEFALSGSEQNPDLTGKSWRMTIKRATNKGAPAPVEAFKQHGADFIVRDNLTDLVGAMNKLAGNDLLQLDAIKTQIEARDREITNPYVKDAQVMNLHNARRYIGDRLIRTAKPHRILDPEHGPLIAVKLNILTRKTLGGFETDLDSRVFGRDHQIIRGLYAAGEAAGFGGGGVHGYRSLEGTFLGGCLFSGRNAGRAAAKAVG, from the coding sequence ATGGCTGACGATGCAGATGTGATCGTGATCGGCGCCGGACTTGCCGGTCTGGTCGCCGCGACCGAGATCGCCGACGCCGGCAAGCGCGTCATCGTGCTCGACCAGGAAGGGGAACAGAGCATCGGCGGCCAGGCCTTCTGGTCGTTTGGCGGATTGTTCCTGGTCGATTCGCCGGAACAGCGCCGCCTCGGCATCAAGGATTCCGTCGAACTCGCGTTGCAGGACTGGATGGGCACCGCCGGTTTCGATCGCGAGGAGGATCATTGGCCGCGCAAATGGGCCGAAGCCTATGTCGCGTTCGCCGCGGGCGAGAAGCGCAACTGGCTGCGCGCGATGGGCCACCGCATTTTCCCGGTGGTCGGCTGGGCCGAGCGCGGCGGTTACGACGCCATGGGCCACGGCAATTCGGTGCCGCGCTTCCATGTCACCTGGGGCACCGGCCCCGGCATCGTCGAGCCGTTCGAGCGGCGCGCGCGCGAGGCTGCCAGGAACGGACAACTGGTGTTCAAGTTCCGCCATCGCGTCGATGCGCTCAGCATCAGCAACGGCACGGTCGATGGCGTGAGCGGCGCGATCCTGGAACCGTCAGGCGTCGAACGCGGCAAGAGTTCCTCGCGCAACGTCGTCGGTGATTTTTCGCTGCGCGCGCAAGCGGTGATCGTCGCCTCCGGCGGCATCGGCGGCAATCATGATCTGGTGCGGCAGAACTGGCCGAAGCGGCTCGGCGAGCCGCCGAAGTTCATGATCTCGGGCGTGCCCGAACATGTCGACGGCCGCATGATCGGCATCACCGAGCAAGCAGGCGGCCGGCTGATCAACCGCGATCGCATGTGGCACTATGTCGAAGGCATCCAGAACTGGAACCCGATCTGGCCACGTCATGGCATCCGGATCCTGCCGGGACCGTCGTCGCTGTGGTTCGACGCCACGGGCAAGCGGCTGCCGGCGCCGCTGTTCCCGGGCTCCGACACACTCGGGCAGCTGCACTACATCATGGGCACCGGCTACGATTATTCGTGGTTCATCCTGACCCAGAGCATCATCAAGAAGGAATTTGCGCTGTCGGGCTCGGAGCAGAACCCCGACCTCACCGGAAAAAGCTGGCGCATGACCATCAAGCGCGCCACCAACAAGGGCGCGCCGGCGCCGGTGGAAGCCTTCAAGCAGCACGGCGCCGACTTCATCGTGCGCGACAATCTCACCGACCTCGTCGGCGCCATGAACAAGCTCGCCGGCAACGACCTCTTGCAGCTCGACGCCATCAAGACCCAGATCGAGGCGCGCGACCGCGAGATCACCAACCCCTATGTCAAGGATGCGCAGGTGATGAACCTGCACAATGCGCGGCGCTATATCGGCGACAGGCTGATCCGCACCGCGAAGCCGCACCGGATTCTCGATCCCGAACACGGCCCGCTGATCGCGGTGAAGCTCAACATCCTCACCCGCAAGACGCTCGGCGGCTTCGAGACCGATCTCGATTCACGCGTGTTCGGCAGAGATCACCAGATCATCCGCGGGCTCTACGCCGCCGGTGAAGCCGCCGGCTTCGGCGGCGGCGGCGTGCACGGCTATCGCTCGCTGGAGGGCACGTTCCTCGGCGGCTGCCTGTTCTCGGGGCGGAATGCGGGACGAGCTGCTGCGAAGGCGGTGGGCTAG